In Gammaproteobacteria bacterium, one DNA window encodes the following:
- a CDS encoding BatD family protein — protein MAEISARLDRVSVGPGETVQLLLQHQGRTSKDPDLSPLQQDFEVLGTSRGSSMQFSNGDFSAQVQLRITLSPRRSGKLVVPPLEWNGERTQALTLNVGSGSSGNAAASGAQAAPVFVTATVDKTQPYVQSAVVLTVQVHTDQPLYQASLDLPRSDDLLVQTLGEDQQSRETRDGREYQVITRRYLIFPQRSGTLELDGVVLDAQISDRSRGSAFDSLFGNSPLSGMMGASRPIRSRSEPITLDVRPRPAAAAGGTWLPARNLSLDEEWRPDGARVHVGEPITRHMRLSAEGLIAEQLPDLAQLMTLPDGLKAYPDQAQTGNDLQSGTLVGRREQDVAIIASRPGRYRLPELRLKWWDITRDELREVVLPEHTLDILPAAGAIPGAPEVSVPQPQAVQDSDQLAPPPSPEPSDGTPSPTAGGLWFWLSMLFAALWLLTLGAWFVRSRGGRSGPPPSPPMPAGRTSAAASRKAFRDACRADDAPAARRQLLAWAQAHWPQNPPAGLNALAARLDDAQQKQLLQALDRAVYAGASWQGAALERALKALPGESPSAGEPSKPQLAGLYP, from the coding sequence ATGGCCGAGATCTCGGCGCGGCTCGATCGCGTCAGCGTCGGCCCGGGCGAGACCGTACAGCTGCTGTTGCAGCACCAGGGGCGCACCAGCAAGGATCCGGACCTGTCGCCCTTGCAGCAGGACTTCGAGGTGCTCGGCACCAGTCGCGGTTCCAGCATGCAGTTCAGCAATGGCGACTTCTCGGCGCAGGTGCAGCTGCGCATCACGCTGTCGCCGAGGCGCAGCGGCAAGCTTGTGGTGCCCCCGCTGGAATGGAATGGCGAACGCACCCAGGCACTGACGCTGAATGTCGGCAGCGGTTCGTCCGGCAACGCCGCGGCGTCTGGAGCGCAGGCCGCGCCGGTATTCGTGACCGCCACGGTCGACAAGACACAGCCCTACGTTCAGTCCGCCGTGGTGCTCACCGTCCAGGTCCATACCGACCAGCCGCTGTATCAGGCCAGCCTCGATCTGCCCCGGAGTGACGACTTGCTGGTGCAGACCCTGGGTGAAGACCAGCAGTCACGCGAGACGCGGGACGGGCGCGAGTATCAGGTCATCACGCGCCGCTACCTGATCTTCCCGCAGCGCAGCGGGACGCTGGAACTCGACGGCGTGGTGCTGGATGCGCAGATTTCGGACCGCAGTCGCGGCAGCGCCTTCGACAGCCTGTTCGGCAATTCGCCGCTGAGCGGCATGATGGGCGCGTCACGCCCGATCCGTTCCCGCAGCGAACCGATCACGCTGGATGTGCGGCCGCGGCCTGCGGCGGCAGCCGGCGGGACCTGGCTGCCGGCGCGCAATCTGAGCCTGGATGAGGAATGGCGGCCGGACGGCGCGCGCGTGCATGTCGGCGAGCCGATCACGCGTCACATGCGCCTCAGCGCCGAGGGCCTGATCGCCGAACAATTGCCGGACCTGGCGCAATTGATGACGCTTCCGGACGGGCTCAAGGCCTATCCGGATCAGGCCCAGACCGGCAACGACCTTCAGAGCGGCACCCTGGTCGGCCGGCGTGAGCAGGACGTGGCGATCATCGCCAGCCGGCCCGGACGCTACCGCCTGCCCGAACTGCGTCTGAAATGGTGGGACATCACGCGCGACGAACTGCGCGAGGTGGTGCTGCCCGAGCACACCCTGGATATCCTGCCGGCCGCGGGCGCGATTCCCGGTGCGCCCGAGGTCTCGGTGCCGCAGCCGCAAGCCGTGCAAGACAGCGATCAACTCGCGCCGCCGCCGAGCCCCGAACCGTCGGACGGCACGCCGTCGCCGACTGCCGGCGGCCTCTGGTTCTGGCTCAGCATGCTGTTTGCGGCCCTGTGGCTGCTGACCCTCGGTGCCTGGTTTGTGCGCAGTCGCGGCGGACGTTCCGGGCCGCCGCCGTCACCGCCGATGCCGGCCGGGCGGACGTCGGCTGCCGCGTCGCGCAAGGCATTTCGCGATGCCTGCCGTGCCGATGATGCGCCCGCGGCGCGCCGTCAGCTGCTGGCCTGGGCGCAGGCGCATTGGCCGCAGAATCCGCCCGCCGGTCTCAATGCGCTCGCGGCGCGACTCGACGATGCGCAGCAAAAGCAGCTGCTGCAGGCGCTGGATCGCGCGGTCTACGCCGGCGCAAGCTGGCA
- a CDS encoding tetratricopeptide repeat protein, giving the protein MRWRRAWKLALLLSAALAFDAQANEVWTLLWRNADQRGEALLQQGDAASAAATFSDPRRKAYAELQAGNYEAAAQGFSGFDDADAHYNRGNALAHSGELQAALAAYDAALQRDPGNADAKRNRELVNQALQQQQQSQQDGQPQDQQDQQDQQDQQKQQDPQQGESGDSQDQPGGQGDPQQGQQDQQQPQAGQASEPQSAQDQSGDQPDASEEAAQAQRDAQAALEQAQADEQADKEPPADAPQGQAAVPREPADDGEPESEGPPLIGETGTPESEAQLAQDQWLRRIPDDPGGLLRRKFLIEHMMKQQEQQQP; this is encoded by the coding sequence ATGCGCTGGCGCAGGGCTTGGAAACTGGCACTCCTGCTGAGCGCGGCCCTGGCGTTCGACGCTCAGGCGAATGAGGTGTGGACTTTGCTGTGGCGCAACGCGGATCAGCGCGGCGAGGCCTTGTTGCAGCAGGGTGATGCCGCCAGCGCGGCCGCAACCTTCAGCGATCCGCGACGCAAGGCTTACGCCGAGTTGCAGGCCGGCAACTACGAGGCCGCTGCGCAGGGATTTTCCGGATTCGACGACGCGGACGCGCATTACAACCGTGGCAATGCGCTGGCGCATTCGGGCGAGTTGCAGGCCGCGCTGGCGGCTTACGACGCAGCATTGCAGCGCGATCCCGGCAATGCCGATGCGAAGCGAAATCGCGAGCTGGTGAATCAGGCGTTGCAACAACAGCAGCAGAGCCAACAGGACGGGCAGCCCCAAGATCAGCAGGACCAGCAGGACCAGCAGGACCAGCAGAAGCAACAGGACCCGCAGCAAGGCGAATCCGGCGACAGCCAGGATCAGCCGGGCGGGCAGGGCGATCCGCAGCAAGGCCAGCAGGATCAGCAACAGCCGCAGGCCGGACAGGCCTCCGAGCCCCAGAGCGCTCAGGATCAGTCCGGCGACCAGCCGGATGCGTCCGAGGAGGCCGCGCAGGCGCAACGTGATGCGCAGGCCGCGCTCGAACAGGCTCAGGCCGACGAACAAGCGGACAAGGAGCCCCCCGCCGACGCGCCGCAGGGCCAGGCCGCGGTGCCGCGGGAGCCTGCGGATGACGGTGAGCCCGAATCCGAAGGCCCGCCGCTGATCGGCGAAACCGGCACCCCCGAGAGCGAGGCGCAGTTGGCGCAGGATCAGTGGCTGCGACGCATCCCGGACGATCCCGGCGGCCTGCTGCGTCGCAAATTCCTGATCGAGCACATGATGAAACAGCAGGAGCAACAGCAACCGTGA
- a CDS encoding VWA domain-containing protein has protein sequence MSLAPILQDFHFLRPAWLLALPLLWGLSLWLAKRRSRDGNWSRLIDPELLAGLQLEGAAARGGLSPWPLLALLWTVAVLALAGPAWEQESAPAFRGSAAWIVILDLSPSMTVADLSPDRVTRARYALDDVLSAAHDARVGLVVFSEEAYTVTPLTSDVATVRSLLSPLEPAIMPTRGDQLAPALDRAAELLAGSAASDQRVIVISDGYADPAAAFAAAGRLRNKGVKLSVLGVGTPGGAPLPGGSGGFVRDAQGNTALARFDPEPLQGLATAAGGRYRPLSGLADLTSELVAQQSPLRGGAATDVTLSKWRDAGIWLLPVLLVLAALFGRRGWL, from the coding sequence GTGAGCCTGGCGCCGATCCTCCAGGATTTTCATTTCCTGAGACCGGCCTGGCTGCTGGCCTTGCCGCTGCTGTGGGGCCTGAGCCTGTGGCTGGCGAAGCGCCGCAGCCGGGATGGCAACTGGTCGAGACTGATCGATCCGGAACTGCTCGCCGGTCTTCAGCTGGAGGGCGCCGCCGCGCGCGGCGGACTGTCGCCCTGGCCCTTGCTGGCACTGCTGTGGACGGTGGCCGTGCTGGCCCTGGCCGGCCCCGCCTGGGAGCAGGAATCGGCTCCGGCGTTTCGTGGCTCGGCAGCCTGGATCGTGATTCTGGACCTCTCGCCGTCGATGACGGTCGCCGACCTCAGCCCGGACCGGGTGACCCGCGCGCGTTACGCGCTCGACGACGTGCTGAGCGCCGCGCATGACGCGCGCGTGGGTCTGGTGGTGTTCAGCGAGGAGGCCTACACCGTCACGCCGCTGACCTCGGATGTGGCCACCGTGCGATCGCTGCTGTCGCCGCTGGAGCCGGCGATCATGCCGACGCGCGGCGATCAGCTGGCGCCCGCGCTGGACCGCGCCGCCGAACTGCTGGCCGGTTCCGCCGCCAGCGACCAGCGCGTGATCGTGATCAGCGACGGTTACGCCGATCCGGCCGCAGCCTTCGCCGCGGCCGGCCGCCTGCGCAACAAGGGTGTGAAGCTCAGCGTGCTCGGCGTCGGCACGCCGGGCGGCGCGCCCTTGCCGGGTGGCAGCGGTGGCTTCGTGCGCGATGCGCAAGGCAACACCGCGCTTGCGCGATTCGATCCCGAGCCCTTGCAGGGGCTCGCCACCGCGGCCGGCGGCCGCTATCGCCCCCTGTCCGGGCTGGCCGATCTCACCAGCGAACTGGTGGCGCAGCAATCGCCGCTGCGGGGTGGTGCGGCGACGGACGTCACGCTGTCCAAGTGGCGCGACGCCGGCATCTGGCTGCTGCCGGTGCTGCTGGTGCTGGCGGCGCTGTTCGGACGCCGGGGATGGTTGTGA
- a CDS encoding VWA domain-containing protein, which translates to MIHLAWPWMLLLLPLPWLLSRLLPVSRPQGAALFLPFAAQVAGAPAVAARSNPRLRLALLALVWLALVAAAMRPQWLGETQPVPTEGRRLLLAVDVSRSMAAEDMAGGYNRLQVVQAVAGQFIEGRKGDQVGLILFATQPYLQAPLTSDLDTASRFLQEAMIGMAGTNTAIGDAIGLAIKRLRDNPAAGGEGDTVLVLLTDGSSNAGAMPPANAAKLAAEAGLKVYTIGVGAKSGGGLFGLARGNSDLDESTLQYIAQITGGEYFRATDANALQDVYARIDELEPATGRDQWYRPTTEWFVWPLALALLLSLPAVLWRTST; encoded by the coding sequence ATGATCCATCTGGCCTGGCCGTGGATGTTGTTGCTGCTGCCCTTGCCGTGGTTGTTGTCGCGGCTGCTGCCCGTTTCGCGCCCGCAGGGCGCCGCCCTGTTTCTGCCGTTCGCCGCCCAGGTGGCGGGTGCGCCGGCGGTGGCGGCACGCAGCAATCCACGCCTGCGGCTGGCTCTGCTGGCCCTGGTGTGGCTGGCGCTGGTGGCCGCCGCGATGCGTCCGCAATGGTTGGGCGAGACCCAGCCGGTACCGACCGAGGGCCGTCGCCTGCTGCTGGCGGTGGACGTGTCGCGCTCGATGGCGGCCGAGGACATGGCCGGTGGCTACAATCGTCTGCAGGTGGTGCAGGCCGTGGCCGGACAGTTCATCGAAGGCCGCAAGGGCGATCAGGTGGGCCTGATCCTGTTTGCGACCCAACCCTATCTGCAGGCGCCGCTGACCTCCGATCTCGATACCGCGAGCCGCTTCCTGCAGGAGGCGATGATCGGCATGGCCGGCACCAATACCGCGATCGGCGATGCCATCGGCCTGGCGATCAAGCGGCTGCGCGACAACCCGGCCGCCGGCGGCGAGGGCGACACCGTGCTGGTGTTGCTGACCGACGGCAGCAGCAACGCCGGGGCGATGCCGCCGGCCAACGCCGCCAAGCTGGCGGCCGAAGCCGGACTGAAGGTGTACACCATCGGCGTCGGCGCGAAGTCCGGCGGTGGACTGTTCGGCCTGGCGCGCGGTAACAGCGATCTCGACGAAAGCACCCTGCAATACATCGCCCAGATCACCGGCGGTGAGTATTTCCGCGCGACCGACGCCAACGCGCTGCAGGACGTCTACGCGCGGATCGACGAACTCGAACCGGCCACCGGCCGTGACCAGTGGTACCGGCCCACGACCGAGTGGTTCGTCTGGCCGCTGGCGCTGGCCTTGCTGCTGAGCCTGCCGGCCGTGCTGTGGAGAACCTCGACGTGA
- a CDS encoding DUF4381 domain-containing protein codes for MNESLLAQLAPAHAPPPAGWWPPAPGWWLLLVVVLGLLAALLAWWRHPSRRLRRAALAELRAIDDAGLDDAALAQHLESLTRRYAVARFGRDRVARLSGAAWLDFVVAHGGAAWRDEAGRQLLRAAYGGQAQGDRAAWFGGARGFVKKGRPA; via the coding sequence ATGAACGAGAGCCTGCTCGCACAACTCGCCCCGGCGCATGCGCCGCCGCCGGCCGGTTGGTGGCCACCGGCCCCGGGCTGGTGGCTGCTGCTGGTCGTCGTACTCGGATTGCTGGCCGCCTTGTTGGCGTGGTGGCGTCATCCGTCGCGGCGCCTGCGCCGCGCCGCGCTCGCGGAGCTGCGCGCCATCGACGACGCCGGGCTCGACGATGCGGCCCTGGCACAACATCTGGAATCGCTGACGCGCCGCTATGCCGTGGCGCGTTTCGGGCGGGACCGCGTGGCCAGACTCAGTGGCGCGGCCTGGCTGGACTTCGTCGTCGCCCACGGTGGTGCGGCCTGGAGAGACGAGGCCGGTCGCCAATTGCTGCGTGCCGCGTATGGCGGGCAGGCCCAGGGCGATCGCGCCGCCTGGTTCGGCGGCGCGCGCGGTTTTGTCAAAAAGGGACGGCCGGCATGA
- a CDS encoding DUF58 domain-containing protein, translating into MMLPDLAELVALRGAAQGLSLHAHRPALARLMGGHRSAQRGRGLEFEEVRLYTSGDDARTIDWRVTARRGRPHTKLFREERERPVWLLPDLHPGLFFGSRRQLKSALLVRAAALLAWVAVGGGDKLGAVFAGTGGLPRILPTRARQAGVLPLLEALVEEQPSAPAAPNPGALSAALDALQPLVQPGSLILILSDFAGLDAQAEATLAAIAARSDVRLLRITDALEANGLPAGRYRVGVPGRLWWMDGQSSQAAWAAAWRAREQQLVDLARCLRLPLTRLDTADPIEDVLPPLLREPAWAA; encoded by the coding sequence GTGATGCTTCCGGACCTCGCGGAACTGGTCGCGCTGCGCGGCGCGGCACAGGGGCTCAGCCTGCACGCGCACCGGCCTGCGCTGGCGCGCCTGATGGGGGGCCATCGCAGCGCCCAGCGCGGCCGCGGTCTGGAATTCGAGGAAGTGCGCCTTTACACCTCGGGCGACGATGCCCGCACCATCGACTGGCGCGTGACGGCGCGGCGCGGCCGCCCGCACACCAAGCTGTTTCGCGAGGAACGCGAGCGACCGGTGTGGCTGCTGCCGGATCTGCATCCCGGCCTGTTCTTCGGCAGCCGGCGCCAGCTCAAATCGGCCTTGCTGGTCCGGGCCGCAGCCCTGCTGGCCTGGGTCGCGGTCGGCGGCGGCGACAAGCTCGGCGCCGTATTTGCCGGCACTGGCGGCCTGCCGCGCATCCTGCCGACGCGCGCGCGGCAGGCCGGCGTGCTGCCCTTGCTCGAAGCCTTGGTCGAAGAACAGCCGAGCGCGCCCGCCGCGCCGAATCCGGGTGCCTTGTCCGCCGCCCTCGACGCCCTGCAGCCGCTGGTGCAGCCCGGCAGCCTGATCCTGATCCTCAGCGATTTCGCCGGGCTCGATGCGCAGGCCGAGGCGACGCTGGCGGCGATCGCGGCGCGCAGCGATGTGCGCCTGCTGCGCATCACCGATGCCCTGGAAGCCAATGGACTGCCGGCCGGCCGTTACCGGGTCGGTGTACCGGGCCGCCTATGGTGGATGGATGGACAATCCAGCCAAGCCGCCTGGGCGGCGGCATGGCGTGCGCGTGAGCAGCAACTGGTCGATCTGGCGCGGTGTCTGCGTCTGCCGCTGACGCGGCTCGATACCGCCGATCCGATCGAAGACGTACTGCCGCCGTTACTGCGTGAGCCGGCCTGGGCGGCATGA
- a CDS encoding MoxR family ATPase gives MEDSRTLDAPAAAGGALDAFGALRSYLNTQILGQEGLVERLLVALLADGHLLVEGPPGLAKTRAIKALAHGLEADFQRVQFTPDMLPADLTGSEIFRPEEGLFRFQHGPLFHNLILADEVNRAPAKVQSALLEAMAEHQVSVGNATYRLPRLFLVMATQNPIENEGTYPLPEAQLDRFMLHTLVDYPDRATTLRIMELSRREAVTAQELPPPKSLLSQEMVFAARREILGLTLADSVAEYIAALVDATRNPAPYSAQLAEWLRWGASPRAAIAIERGARALAWLDGRDFVSPEDVQAIVPDALRHRVMLDYTAQARGITAQACIEELLGHVPAP, from the coding sequence ATGGAAGACAGCCGCACGCTGGACGCGCCAGCCGCCGCTGGCGGTGCGCTCGATGCCTTCGGGGCCTTACGCAGCTACCTCAACACGCAGATTCTCGGCCAGGAAGGGCTGGTGGAACGTCTGCTCGTCGCCTTGCTGGCGGACGGGCACCTATTGGTTGAAGGTCCGCCGGGCCTTGCCAAGACACGCGCGATCAAGGCGCTGGCGCATGGGCTGGAAGCGGATTTCCAGCGTGTGCAGTTCACGCCGGACATGCTGCCGGCGGACCTTACCGGTTCCGAGATCTTCCGCCCGGAGGAAGGCCTGTTCCGCTTTCAGCACGGGCCGCTGTTCCACAACCTGATCCTCGCTGACGAAGTCAATCGCGCGCCGGCCAAGGTGCAGTCGGCGCTGCTCGAAGCCATGGCCGAACACCAGGTCAGCGTCGGCAACGCGACCTATCGCTTGCCGCGCCTGTTTCTGGTGATGGCCACGCAGAACCCGATCGAGAACGAAGGCACCTATCCGCTGCCGGAGGCGCAGCTCGATCGCTTCATGCTGCACACGCTGGTGGACTATCCCGATCGCGCGACCACGCTGCGCATCATGGAACTGTCGCGTCGTGAGGCGGTGACCGCCCAGGAACTGCCGCCACCCAAGAGCCTGCTGTCGCAGGAGATGGTGTTCGCGGCGCGGCGCGAGATTCTCGGGCTGACGCTGGCCGATTCGGTGGCCGAATACATCGCCGCGCTGGTGGACGCCACGCGCAATCCGGCGCCGTACAGCGCACAGCTCGCCGAATGGCTGCGCTGGGGCGCGAGTCCGCGCGCCGCCATTGCCATCGAACGCGGCGCCCGCGCGCTGGCCTGGCTCGATGGCCGCGACTTCGTCAGCCCCGAGGATGTGCAGGCGATCGTTCCGGACGCGCTGCGCCACCGCGTGATGCTGGATTACACCGCGCAGGCGCGCGGCATCACGGCCCAGGCCTGCATCGAGGAACTGCTGGGTCACGTGCCGGCGCCGTGA
- a CDS encoding DUF808 domain-containing protein, whose amino-acid sequence MAVASLLTLLDDIASVLDDVATLTKVAAHKTTGVLGDDLALNAEQVSGVRAERELPVVWAVAKGSLRNKLILVPAALLISAVAPWAVTPLLMLGGAYLCFEGFEKLAHRFLPHAQDDEDRKQLSRALRDPATDLVAYERDKIKGAIRTDFILSAEIIVITLGTVAESEFLTRVMVLALIALVMTAGVYGLVAGIVKLDDAGLHLSTRANVGLRAVGRGLLAFAPWMMKTLSVVGTAAMFMVGGGILTHGVGVLHHFVEGAGEAVNTWPGVGAVFGALLPTLLNAIAGIVAGGLVLLLVSGLKRLWPGRGAH is encoded by the coding sequence ATGGCCGTCGCCTCCCTGCTGACCCTGCTCGACGACATCGCCAGCGTGCTCGACGACGTCGCCACGCTGACCAAGGTGGCCGCGCACAAGACTACCGGCGTGCTCGGCGACGATCTCGCGCTCAACGCCGAACAGGTCAGCGGCGTGCGCGCGGAGCGTGAGCTGCCGGTGGTCTGGGCGGTGGCCAAGGGCTCGCTGCGCAACAAGCTGATTCTGGTGCCGGCGGCGCTGCTGATCAGCGCGGTCGCGCCATGGGCGGTCACGCCGCTGCTGATGCTGGGTGGCGCCTATCTGTGCTTCGAAGGCTTCGAAAAGCTGGCGCATCGATTCCTGCCGCATGCGCAGGACGACGAAGACCGCAAACAACTGTCACGCGCCCTGCGCGACCCGGCCACCGATTTGGTGGCCTACGAGCGCGACAAGATCAAGGGCGCGATCCGCACCGATTTCATCCTGTCCGCCGAGATCATCGTGATCACGCTCGGCACCGTCGCCGAATCCGAATTCCTGACGCGGGTGATGGTGCTTGCGCTGATCGCGCTGGTGATGACGGCGGGCGTCTATGGTCTGGTCGCCGGCATCGTCAAGCTCGACGACGCCGGCCTGCATCTGAGCACGCGGGCCAATGTCGGCTTGCGCGCGGTCGGTCGCGGACTGCTCGCGTTTGCACCGTGGATGATGAAGACGCTGTCGGTGGTCGGCACCGCCGCGATGTTCATGGTGGGCGGCGGCATCCTGACTCACGGCGTCGGCGTGCTGCATCATTTCGTCGAGGGCGCCGGTGAGGCTGTGAACACCTGGCCGGGCGTCGGCGCAGTGTTCGGCGCACTCCTGCCCACGCTGCTCAACGCCATCGCCGGTATCGTGGCCGGTGGACTGGTACTGCTGCTGGTCAGCGGTCTGAAGCGTCTGTGGCCGGGGCGCGGCGCGCACTGA
- the truD gene encoding tRNA pseudouridine(13) synthase TruD, translating into MDELPYAHGGPPLQARIKDAPEDFEVVEDLGYGADGEGEHQLLIVRKRGANTDWVARELARFADVSPVGVGHTGLKDRHAVTTQAFSVQLAGKAEPDWSAFPHEEVQVLEVSRHRRKLKRGALAGNRFVLVLREVQGQRDAAESCLAAIAARGVPNYFGEQRFGRSGGNVARAEKMFAGQRVDKKTRSLLISAARSQIFNAVLAERVQMDRWDRALDGEIWSLAGSRSWFGPEPYTDLLAQRLAEGDVHPSAPLWGRGALPSADESAELEQSIANGYEALTQGLEAAGLDQDRRPTRLIPRDLSWRWLDGDALEVSFRLPPGTYATVVMRELAGGA; encoded by the coding sequence ATGGACGAACTGCCTTACGCGCACGGCGGTCCGCCGCTGCAGGCCCGCATCAAGGACGCGCCCGAAGACTTCGAAGTCGTCGAGGACCTCGGCTACGGCGCCGACGGTGAGGGTGAGCATCAGTTGTTGATCGTGCGCAAGCGCGGCGCGAACACGGACTGGGTGGCACGGGAGCTGGCGCGCTTCGCCGATGTCTCGCCGGTGGGTGTCGGCCACACCGGACTCAAGGACCGTCACGCCGTCACCACGCAGGCGTTCTCGGTGCAACTGGCCGGCAAGGCCGAGCCCGACTGGTCGGCGTTCCCGCACGAGGAAGTCCAGGTGCTGGAGGTTTCGCGGCATCGGCGCAAGCTCAAGCGCGGCGCGCTCGCCGGCAATCGTTTCGTGCTGGTGCTGCGTGAGGTGCAGGGCCAGCGTGATGCCGCCGAATCCTGTCTGGCCGCCATCGCCGCGCGCGGCGTACCCAACTACTTCGGCGAGCAGCGTTTCGGACGCAGCGGTGGCAATGTCGCCCGCGCCGAGAAGATGTTCGCCGGCCAGCGCGTGGACAAGAAGACGCGTTCCCTGCTGATCTCGGCGGCGCGTTCCCAGATATTCAATGCCGTGCTGGCCGAGCGCGTGCAGATGGATCGCTGGGACCGCGCACTGGACGGTGAAATCTGGAGCCTGGCCGGTTCGCGCTCCTGGTTCGGCCCGGAACCCTATACCGATTTGCTGGCGCAGCGCCTGGCGGAGGGTGACGTCCACCCGTCCGCGCCCCTGTGGGGCCGCGGCGCGCTGCCCTCGGCGGATGAATCGGCCGAACTGGAGCAGAGCATCGCCAATGGCTATGAGGCGTTGACGCAGGGTCTGGAAGCCGCAGGCCTCGACCAGGATCGTCGCCCGACGCGGCTGATCCCGCGCGACCTGAGCTGGCGCTGGCTGGACGGCGATGCGCTGGAAGTCAGTTTCCGTCTGCCACCAGGGACGTATGCGACGGTGGTGATGCGGGAATTGGCAGGCGGCGCGTAG
- a CDS encoding glutathione S-transferase N-terminal domain-containing protein, with protein MPNVAEVLLNSLGSTARGWRGSRVLTRQSTQPDKPLKLYDIEACPYCRLVREVLTELDLDVMILPCPKGGTRYRAEAQAIGGKQQFPLLVDDNTGTVMYESAAIIDYLARTYRGRARGANPWLRPVSELSSSAASGFRLRPTGMSGMRVRASTPPAGPLELFSFESSPYSMAVRARLCELELPYLLRNTGKGGWKDIGPPSFRDKLFKGPMDTTRNRAWLAEHTGRVQLPYLIDPNTGTQMYESADILRYLDRTYAN; from the coding sequence ATGCCAAACGTCGCAGAAGTCCTCCTCAATTCCCTCGGCAGCACCGCGCGCGGCTGGCGTGGCTCTCGCGTACTGACGCGCCAGTCCACGCAGCCCGACAAGCCGCTCAAGCTCTACGACATCGAGGCCTGCCCCTACTGCCGGCTGGTGCGCGAGGTGCTGACCGAACTGGACCTGGACGTGATGATTCTGCCCTGCCCCAAGGGCGGCACGCGCTATCGCGCCGAGGCGCAGGCGATCGGCGGCAAGCAGCAGTTCCCATTGCTGGTCGATGACAACACCGGCACGGTGATGTACGAATCGGCGGCGATCATCGACTACCTGGCCAGGACCTACCGCGGGCGTGCACGCGGCGCCAATCCGTGGCTGCGCCCGGTGTCGGAGCTGAGTTCGTCCGCGGCTTCGGGATTCCGCCTGCGCCCCACCGGCATGAGCGGCATGCGCGTACGTGCTTCGACGCCACCGGCCGGCCCGCTGGAACTGTTCAGCTTCGAATCGAGCCCGTACTCGATGGCCGTACGGGCCCGCCTGTGCGAACTGGAGCTGCCCTACCTGCTGCGCAACACCGGCAAGGGCGGCTGGAAGGACATAGGACCGCCGAGCTTTCGCGACAAGCTGTTCAAGGGGCCGATGGACACGACCCGCAATCGCGCCTGGCTGGCCGAGCACACCGGCCGCGTGCAGCTGCCGTATCTGATCGATCCGAACACCGGTACGCAGATGTACGAGTCGGCGGACATCCTTCGCTATCTGGACAGGACCTACGCGAACTGA